GAATGTCGAAGTGCGTCTTGCCCAGCTCGGCCACGGCGCGGTCGCTCGTCTCCTGCATCCACTTCTGCAGTGCATCGGTGCCGTGGAGCTTCCGGCTCTCGTCGCCCTCCAGGAAGGCGACGGCCTCCTCGACCGTCGCGCCCGCCTTGATCTCGCGCGCGATCGACTCCTGCTCGGCGACCATGCGGGCCAGCTCCTCGAGCCCCCACTCGTACGTCTCGTCGAGGTCGATCACGGCGCCGAGGAAGCGACGCGAGTGGAGCGCGTACAGGTCGCGGCCGACGGCATCCTCCTCCGAGGCTTCGGGAGCCAGCTCGGTGGCGAGGAAGGTGGCGAGCTCGTCGTACGACACGCGCGCGGCGTTGGCGTGGTCGGTGAGGTCGCGCGCCAGGGAGGCCGGCAGGTTGCCCTCGGCGGGCGCGGCGTCACCCGCGAAAGTGGCGAAGAAGCCGTTGTCGGAGGTGTAGCGACCGATCTGCGTGACGACCTCGGTCACCTGCCGGCGTGCGGGAACGACCCCCTCGGCCATGCCGGCGCGAAGGGTCTCGATGTAGCCGGCGATCGCGCCGGGGACAGCGCCGAGGCGCGCCGCGATGACGGACCAGTCGTCGACGGAGTCGGTGGGCATGAGATCGAACGTGCTGCGGATCTCCTGCGCCGGCGAGGCGATCACATTCACGTCGCGGAGGTGGGCGGAGGCCTCATGGAGCTCGAGGTGAAGACGAAGGTCGCCCGCGAGATCGGCCTGCGTCACGATATCGACCTGGTCCACCGGCTCCGCGGCCTCCAGGGCCGCCAGCGTCGCCTTCGCGGCGTCGTAGCCGCGCTGCGCGCCCTCCGGCGAGAGGTCGTCGAGCCGGTCGTTGTACTCGAAACGTCCGATGTACGTGGCCAGGCCCGGCGAGAGTTCGGCAGCCGTGTCGACCCAGGCGTCGGCGATGGCATCGATCTGCGTGGGGGTGCGCTCTTCTGAAGCGCGCTGTGCATCAGTCATCCTCCGAGCCTATCCCCGGGGCGCGTGAATCTCAGGGAGGTCGTCGGAGCCCGGAGCGTGCGGCCGCGGCGACGAGATCCCGCCTGCCGTCAGTGGCCCGCAGTATCCCAATCGCCGCCGCGACCGATCTGCACATCGAGCGGTACCGACAGATCGGCGGCATCGCCCATCCGGGCACGCACGATGCCCTCGACGGCATCCCACTCCCCCTCGGCGACCTCGACGACCAGTTCGTCGTGGATCTGGAGGAGCACGCGCGATGCGAGTCCCCGCGTCACGAACTCGTCGTGAATGCGGAACAGCGCGATCTTCATGATGTCGGCGGCGCTCCCCTGGATGGGGGCGTTGAGGGCGGCGCGCTCGGCGTTCTCCCGCAGCACCCGGTTGGGACTGGCCAGATCGGGGAACGGACGGCGCCGACCGAAGATGGTCTCCGTGTAGCCGTCGATCCGCGCCTGCCCGACCGAGGAGCGGAGGTAGTCGCGCACGGCCCCGAACCGGGCGAAGTACTCGGTCATGAGCTGCTTGGCTTCGGCCTGTTCTATGCGCAGCTGCTTGGAGAGCCCGAACGCACTCAAACCGTAGACGAGGCCGTACGACATGGCCTTCACCTTGGTGCGCATCGCCGGTGTGACATCGCTCGGCTCCACGCCGAACACTCGGGCGCCCACGAAACGGTGGAGGTCTTCACCCGAATTGAACGCCTCGATGAGACCGGGGTCTGCCGACAGGTGCGCCATGATGCGCATCTCGATCTGCGAGTAGTCCGCGGTGAGGAGCGTCTCGTATTCGGCGCCCACCTGGAAGGCCGCGCGGATACGCCGGGACTCCTCGGTGCGGATAGGGATGTTCTGCAGGTTGGGATCGGTGCTGGACAGGCGTCCCGTCTGGCTGCCCGTCTGCACGTAGGTCGTGTGGATGCGTCCGTCCGCCGCGATCGCGGCATCGAGCGACTCGATGATCTGCCGGAGCTTCGTGGCCTCGCGGTGCTGAAGCAGCAGATCCAGGAAGGGGTGCGGGTGCGATTCCTGCAGATCTGCGAGGACCGCGGCATCCGTCGAGTAGCCGGTCTTCGTCTTGCGCGTCTTGGGGAGCTGCAGCTGCTCGAACAGCACCTCCTGGAGCTGCTTGGGCGACCCCAGGTTCACCTCGCGATCGATCTCAGCATAGGCGAGCTGGGCGACGGCGTCGGCGCGCGCGCCCAGATCTGCCGAGAACGACGACAACTGCTGGTGCGAGACCGCGACGCCCGCGAGCTCCATGTCGGCGAGGGCATCGAGCGTCGGCAGCTCGATCTCGGTCAGGACGCGCGAGACGCTGTCGGGCAGTTCCGCCCGGATGGCCTCGGTCACCCGGAGGACGTACCACGACAGCTGCCCCGGTGTCGCGCCCTCGGTCTCGGGAACGAGCTGAGTGGGGTCTGCCTCCGGCAGCTTCTCATCGAGGTAGCGCCCCACGAGGTCGCCGAGGCCCTTGTCGGGGAAGCTCGGACGCAGGAGCCAACCGGCCAGCAGCGGGTCGAACGTGAGACCGCCCAGACGGATGCCGGCACGTCGCAGTGCCTTCACCTGCGGTTTCGCGTCGGACACGGCCTTCGGCGCGTCGCCCTCGAGCCACGGACGAAGTGCCGCCTCGACCTCGGCCGACCACGTCGCTTCGACGGCGCCCTGCATCGTCGCGAGGCCGATGCGCTGCGGTAGCCCGCCGGAAAGCGTGAGCGTCAGTCCCACGGTCGCCCCCTCCGCCGCGGCGACCCAGGCGGCGAGGCCCGCGGCATCCGGTTCGGCGGGCACGGGAGCGTCGGCGACGGGTGCTTCGTGCGCGGTGTCGCCCGACTCCCCCATCGCCTCGAACACGCGCGGGAGCAGGGTGCGGAACTCGAGGCGCGCGAAGATGTCGCGGACCTGCTCGGCGTCGATCGGGCGCACCGCGAGGTCGGCGGGCGTGACGTCGAGGTCGACATCGCGCAGGAGCGCGTTGAGCGTGCGATTGCGGCGCACGGTGTCGAGATGGTCGCGGAGGTTGCCTCCCACGACGCCCTTGATCTCATCGGCACGATCGAGCAGGGATTCGAGCGAACCGAACTGCGTGAGCCACTTGACGGCGGTCTTCTCGCCGACCTTCGGCACGCCGGGGAGGTTATCGCTGGTCTCGCCGACCAGCGCCGCGATGTCGGGATAGTTCGCGGGGGGAAGCCCGTACTTCTCGACGACGGCGTCGGGTGTGTACCGCTTGAGCTGCGACACGCCCTGCACGCTCGGGTAGAGAAGGGTGACGTCGTCGGTGACGAGCTGGATCGTGTCGCGGTCGCCCGAGCACACCAGCACGTCGTAGCCCTGCGCGGCACCCTCGGTGGCGAGGGTGGCCAGGATGTCGTCGGCCTCGACGCCCTCGCGCGTGAGCACGGTCACGTTCATGGCGGCGAGACAGTCCTGCAGGAGCGGGATCTGCCCCTTGAACTCGGCGGGCGATTCGGAGCGGTTCGCCTTGTACTCGGCGTACTGCTCGGTGCGGAACGAGTGGCGCGAGGTGTCGAAGGCCACCGCGAGGTGCGTCGGCTTCTCGGCCTTCACGAGGTTCACGAACATCGACAGGAACCCGTAGATGCCGTTGGTGTGCTGCCCGTCCTTCGTCGAGAAGTTGTCGACCGGGAGGGCGAAGAAT
This genomic window from Candidatus Microbacterium phytovorans contains:
- the polA gene encoding DNA polymerase I; the protein is MTDSGKPTLLVVDGHSLAYRAFFALPVDNFSTKDGQHTNGIYGFLSMFVNLVKAEKPTHLAVAFDTSRHSFRTEQYAEYKANRSESPAEFKGQIPLLQDCLAAMNVTVLTREGVEADDILATLATEGAAQGYDVLVCSGDRDTIQLVTDDVTLLYPSVQGVSQLKRYTPDAVVEKYGLPPANYPDIAALVGETSDNLPGVPKVGEKTAVKWLTQFGSLESLLDRADEIKGVVGGNLRDHLDTVRRNRTLNALLRDVDLDVTPADLAVRPIDAEQVRDIFARLEFRTLLPRVFEAMGESGDTAHEAPVADAPVPAEPDAAGLAAWVAAAEGATVGLTLTLSGGLPQRIGLATMQGAVEATWSAEVEAALRPWLEGDAPKAVSDAKPQVKALRRAGIRLGGLTFDPLLAGWLLRPSFPDKGLGDLVGRYLDEKLPEADPTQLVPETEGATPGQLSWYVLRVTEAIRAELPDSVSRVLTEIELPTLDALADMELAGVAVSHQQLSSFSADLGARADAVAQLAYAEIDREVNLGSPKQLQEVLFEQLQLPKTRKTKTGYSTDAAVLADLQESHPHPFLDLLLQHREATKLRQIIESLDAAIAADGRIHTTYVQTGSQTGRLSSTDPNLQNIPIRTEESRRIRAAFQVGAEYETLLTADYSQIEMRIMAHLSADPGLIEAFNSGEDLHRFVGARVFGVEPSDVTPAMRTKVKAMSYGLVYGLSAFGLSKQLRIEQAEAKQLMTEYFARFGAVRDYLRSSVGQARIDGYTETIFGRRRPFPDLASPNRVLRENAERAALNAPIQGSAADIMKIALFRIHDEFVTRGLASRVLLQIHDELVVEVAEGEWDAVEGIVRARMGDAADLSVPLDVQIGRGGDWDTAGH
- a CDS encoding DUF885 domain-containing protein; the protein is MTDAQRASEERTPTQIDAIADAWVDTAAELSPGLATYIGRFEYNDRLDDLSPEGAQRGYDAAKATLAALEAAEPVDQVDIVTQADLAGDLRLHLELHEASAHLRDVNVIASPAQEIRSTFDLMPTDSVDDWSVIAARLGAVPGAIAGYIETLRAGMAEGVVPARRQVTEVVTQIGRYTSDNGFFATFAGDAAPAEGNLPASLARDLTDHANAARVSYDELATFLATELAPEASEEDAVGRDLYALHSRRFLGAVIDLDETYEWGLEELARMVAEQESIAREIKAGATVEEAVAFLEGDESRKLHGTDALQKWMQETSDRAVAELGKTHFDIPEPITHLQCMIAPTNEGGIYYTGPTDDFSRPGRMWWSVPEGVDSFDTWRELTTVYHEGVPGHHLQIAQAVYNRSELNSWRRLLAGSSGHAEGWALYAERLMEQLGYLDDPADRLGMLDGQRMRAARVVLDIGVHLKKPRPDGQGVWDADFALEFMRRNVNMSDEFIQFEVNRYLGWPGQAPSYKVGQWIWEQIRDDVAEREGAAFDIKRFHMRALRLGGVGLDTLRMALAQG